A window of Aeromicrobium sp. A1-2 contains these coding sequences:
- a CDS encoding CopG family transcriptional regulator — protein MRSTVNFDDDVIAVVERLRALEQLGFSEAVNRLARAGASVVGADVERPAFVQPTVDLGQMTDVSNVAEALELAEANDDR, from the coding sequence ATGAGGAGCACGGTGAATTTCGATGACGATGTCATCGCGGTGGTGGAAAGGCTGAGAGCCCTGGAGCAACTGGGCTTCAGCGAGGCAGTGAATCGGCTCGCTCGGGCCGGTGCCTCGGTGGTGGGTGCCGACGTCGAACGGCCTGCCTTCGTGCAGCCGACGGTAGATCTGGGCCAGATGACAGACGTGTCCAATGTGGCCGAAGCGCTGGAGCTGGCGGAGGCGAACGATGATCGTTGA
- a CDS encoding NADH-ubiquinone oxidoreductase-F iron-sulfur binding region domain-containing protein: MTVIAIHPDVAANPGIHVIGTPRLLAGVIELGRVDHRHHLALHGAPPFRRRIWLSDAMREVNLLGRGGAGFPVSTKLDAMPGRAHATVLVNGSESEPASHKDRVLMTHAPHLVIDGALVMAHALGSRHIVITVHDPGAADSLTAACLERTDADDVQVVRTSDSFVGGEIRAVINGLGGKPAVPSGRKVLPHVHGVDGRSTFASNVETFAHIALLARLGVAEYASVGATTEPGTSLLTVIGDVPHAGVVEVPNGMPLEVLLPGPWTPVLVGGYHGTWVADLAGLAVDRGALRGAGSPLGAGVIARPHPGTCIVEEVVRVARWLAAESAGQCGPCFFGLPALADDLAAIAAGAGSARVAGAHRRLDLVRGRGACAHPDGSAQFIGSALDALAPELAIHALHGRCGLPASDVLPLPGGIS; this comes from the coding sequence ATGACCGTCATCGCGATCCACCCCGACGTCGCCGCGAACCCCGGCATCCACGTCATCGGCACGCCCCGGCTGCTCGCCGGCGTCATCGAGCTCGGCCGGGTCGATCACCGCCACCACCTCGCGCTGCACGGCGCGCCGCCGTTCCGGCGTCGCATCTGGCTGTCCGACGCGATGCGCGAGGTCAACCTGCTGGGCCGCGGGGGCGCCGGGTTCCCGGTGTCCACCAAGCTCGACGCGATGCCCGGCCGCGCGCATGCCACGGTGCTCGTCAACGGCAGCGAGAGCGAGCCGGCGAGCCACAAGGACCGTGTGCTGATGACCCACGCCCCGCACCTGGTGATCGACGGCGCGCTGGTCATGGCCCATGCGCTGGGGTCGCGACACATCGTCATCACGGTTCACGACCCTGGCGCGGCCGACTCGCTGACCGCCGCCTGCCTGGAGCGCACCGATGCCGACGACGTGCAGGTCGTCCGCACGTCCGACAGCTTTGTCGGCGGTGAGATCCGTGCCGTCATCAACGGCCTCGGCGGCAAGCCCGCCGTCCCCAGCGGTCGAAAGGTCCTCCCCCACGTCCACGGTGTCGACGGCCGGTCGACCTTCGCCTCGAACGTCGAGACCTTCGCGCACATCGCGCTGCTGGCCCGCCTCGGCGTGGCCGAGTACGCCTCCGTCGGCGCGACCACCGAGCCCGGCACGAGCCTGCTGACCGTGATCGGCGACGTCCCGCACGCCGGTGTGGTCGAGGTCCCGAACGGCATGCCGCTCGAGGTCCTGCTGCCGGGTCCCTGGACGCCGGTGCTGGTCGGCGGCTATCACGGCACGTGGGTCGCCGACCTCGCCGGACTGGCGGTCGACCGGGGGGCCCTGCGCGGAGCCGGCTCGCCGCTCGGCGCCGGTGTGATCGCCCGCCCCCATCCCGGCACCTGCATCGTCGAGGAAGTCGTGCGGGTCGCGCGCTGGCTCGCCGCGGAGTCCGCCGGTCAGTGCGGGCCGTGCTTCTTCGGCCTCCCCGCCCTGGCCGACGACCTCGCCGCGATCGCCGCCGGAGCCGGATCTGCCCGCGTCGCCGGCGCCCACCGCCGGCTCGACCTCGTGCGGGGCCGCGGTGCGTGTGCACATCCCGACGGCTCGGCACAGTTCATCGGCTCGGCGCTCGACGCGCTCGCGCCCGAGCTCGCCATCCACGCCCTGCACGGCCGGTGCGGACTGCCCGCGTCGGACGTCCTGCCCCTGCCAGGAGGAATCTCATGA
- a CDS encoding NADP-dependent oxidoreductase: protein MKAITYSSYGDSVGILELTDVDEPKIGPDWVKVAVRASSVNPVDWKLATGGMDGALDTFFPVTPGWDVAGVVEQVGPAVTTLEPGDEVFGYVRKDAVHGGTYAEKVSAPIRTLARKPRNASFAEAAAIPLAGLTAFQTVVHALDIGPSDTVLIHGASGGVGSFAVQIAASLGARVLGTASEANHDYLRGLGAEPFVYGEGLVDRVRSAIPEGVTAVLDFNGADLAVSPYLLSETSAGRIASVIDPGVKEMGGQYVFVSPDFHDLEELAGLFDDGTLTVEIAATFALADTRQAWELSQQGHTRGKIVITVD, encoded by the coding sequence ATGAAGGCCATCACCTACAGCTCGTACGGCGACAGCGTCGGCATCCTGGAGCTCACCGATGTCGACGAGCCCAAGATCGGCCCCGACTGGGTCAAGGTCGCGGTCAGGGCGAGCTCGGTCAACCCGGTCGACTGGAAGCTCGCCACCGGCGGCATGGATGGCGCACTCGACACGTTCTTCCCGGTCACGCCGGGCTGGGACGTCGCGGGAGTCGTCGAGCAGGTGGGGCCCGCTGTCACGACGCTCGAGCCCGGGGACGAGGTCTTCGGCTACGTCCGCAAGGACGCTGTGCACGGCGGCACGTATGCCGAGAAGGTCTCGGCGCCAATCCGCACGCTGGCACGGAAGCCGCGCAATGCGAGCTTTGCCGAGGCCGCCGCGATCCCACTGGCGGGCCTGACGGCGTTCCAGACCGTCGTGCACGCCCTCGACATCGGCCCCTCCGACACTGTGCTGATCCACGGCGCGTCCGGCGGCGTCGGCTCGTTCGCGGTGCAGATCGCCGCGTCACTGGGCGCACGGGTGCTGGGCACAGCCTCGGAGGCCAACCACGACTACCTGCGCGGCCTCGGCGCCGAGCCGTTCGTCTACGGCGAGGGCCTGGTCGACCGGGTCCGGTCAGCGATCCCCGAGGGGGTGACCGCGGTGCTTGACTTCAACGGCGCAGACCTCGCCGTCAGCCCGTACCTGCTGTCCGAGACGTCAGCTGGCCGGATCGCGTCGGTCATCGATCCGGGCGTCAAGGAGATGGGCGGGCAGTACGTCTTCGTCAGCCCGGACTTCCACGACCTCGAGGAGCTCGCCGGTCTCTTTGACGACGGCACCCTCACGGTCGAGATCGCCGCGACCTTCGCCCTTGCCGACACGCGTCAGGCGTGGGAGCTGAGCCAGCAGGGACACACCCGCGGCAAGATCGTCATCACGGTCGACTGA
- a CDS encoding HD domain-containing protein, with amino-acid sequence MANSSGLSLMDANQIARRAHAGQVDKLGVDYIHHVEAVADGLAAFDLDLQIAGMLHDVVEDSDITLDDLRSAGVSERTLRAIELVSRNLHPELDYLQGIERVCESYDATLVKISDNAHNSLPARIEALGGPPHPRYAAARSLLYTAVRREDVELILRRANPALMAELT; translated from the coding sequence ATGGCCAACTCTTCTGGACTCAGCTTGATGGATGCGAACCAGATCGCGCGGCGAGCACATGCAGGGCAGGTCGACAAGCTCGGCGTCGACTACATCCATCATGTGGAAGCAGTGGCTGACGGCCTCGCGGCGTTCGATCTGGACCTGCAGATCGCCGGCATGCTGCACGATGTCGTCGAAGATTCCGACATCACGTTGGACGACTTGCGGAGCGCTGGTGTTTCGGAACGAACATTGCGCGCAATCGAGTTGGTCTCGCGCAACCTGCATCCCGAGCTCGACTATCTCCAAGGCATCGAACGCGTCTGTGAGTCCTACGATGCGACGCTCGTGAAGATCTCCGACAACGCACACAACTCATTGCCCGCGCGGATCGAAGCTCTCGGCGGGCCACCTCATCCGAGGTACGCCGCAGCCCGAAGCCTGCTCTACACCGCCGTGCGGCGAGAGGATGTCGAACTCATCCTGCGCCGAGCCAATCCCGCGCTGATGGCAGAGTTGACCTGA
- a CDS encoding FhaA domain-containing protein produces the protein MGTLSSLTFNFLILVVFVAAVYVALRVAQSIFGTSSKKAAATEVAAKLVSYPTGSSAVLRRRFVKALTAQHVVMPSGERLAFGDLTVRVAPEDLERLDPDGDLERLGDDGARLYAAHAERAGWAVPDRVTVTVEVDPGLRSGWIPPARGSGRAAPGQRTSTPAVGWEAVPDAAAPPAAVQHPSLRSAKVPPAAVRPDATMNFPALVPDLADSAPTMNVASGLRLERDGTPHTIGRSGAVLGRLPESAVPFDEPEVSYRHAAVRAQGVQWQIKDLGSTNGTTVDGHRIDGDAWTTVHPGSVVGLAGVRVIVSLDTAGTVHPQDVSRH, from the coding sequence ATGGGCACTCTTTCGTCGTTGACCTTCAACTTCCTGATCCTGGTCGTGTTCGTCGCGGCCGTGTACGTCGCGCTGCGGGTCGCGCAGAGCATCTTCGGCACGAGCTCGAAGAAGGCCGCCGCGACCGAGGTCGCCGCCAAGCTCGTGTCGTACCCCACGGGGTCGTCGGCGGTGCTGCGGCGCCGGTTCGTCAAGGCCCTGACCGCGCAGCACGTCGTGATGCCCAGCGGCGAGCGCCTGGCCTTTGGCGACCTGACCGTGCGGGTCGCCCCGGAGGACCTCGAGCGGCTCGACCCCGACGGCGACCTCGAGCGCCTCGGTGACGACGGCGCCCGGCTCTACGCCGCACACGCCGAGCGCGCAGGCTGGGCGGTGCCGGACCGGGTCACCGTCACGGTCGAGGTCGACCCGGGCCTGCGCTCCGGCTGGATCCCGCCGGCCCGGGGCAGCGGCCGAGCCGCTCCGGGGCAGCGCACGTCGACCCCCGCGGTGGGTTGGGAGGCCGTGCCCGACGCGGCCGCGCCCCCCGCAGCGGTCCAGCACCCTTCACTTCGGTCGGCCAAGGTCCCGCCCGCTGCGGTCCGGCCCGACGCGACGATGAACTTCCCTGCGCTGGTGCCCGACCTCGCCGACTCCGCACCGACCATGAATGTCGCCAGCGGACTGCGGCTGGAGCGCGACGGCACGCCGCACACCATCGGACGTTCCGGCGCGGTGCTCGGTCGCCTGCCCGAGAGCGCTGTGCCCTTCGATGAGCCTGAGGTGTCGTACCGCCACGCGGCGGTGCGGGCGCAGGGCGTTCAATGGCAGATCAAGGACCTCGGCAGCACCAACGGCACGACCGTCGACGGTCATCGCATCGATGGCGACGCGTGGACGACGGTGCACCCGGGCTCGGTCGTGGGGCTCGCCGGCGTACGCGTGATCGTCTCGCTGGACACCGCAGGCACGGTGCACCCGCAGGACGTTTCGCGCCACTAG
- a CDS encoding TA system VapC family ribonuclease toxin → MWPKRWSWRRRTMIVDANILIYAANTSASAHEPARQWLEDQLNGEVRVGLPWPSLLAFMRLTTSPRMSRFPISGQQAWAIVQSWLASPVAWIPATTPHHVEIFSALVDKYQIHSNLVPDAHLAAYAIEHSVPLASADTDFARFSELRWVNPVAI, encoded by the coding sequence ATGTGGCCGAAGCGCTGGAGCTGGCGGAGGCGAACGATGATCGTTGACGCGAACATCTTGATCTACGCAGCCAACACCTCGGCGAGCGCACATGAGCCAGCCAGGCAATGGTTGGAGGATCAGCTCAACGGTGAAGTCCGGGTTGGTCTGCCGTGGCCTTCGCTATTGGCTTTCATGAGACTCACGACGAGCCCACGCATGTCCCGCTTCCCCATCTCTGGCCAGCAGGCCTGGGCAATCGTGCAGTCGTGGCTCGCGTCGCCGGTCGCGTGGATACCTGCCACGACACCGCACCACGTCGAGATCTTCTCCGCGCTGGTCGACAAGTACCAGATCCACAGCAATCTCGTTCCGGATGCACACCTGGCCGCGTATGCGATCGAGCACAGTGTTCCGCTGGCCTCGGCCGACACAGACTTTGCTCGTTTCAGCGAATTGCGCTGGGTCAACCCGGTCGCGATCTGA
- a CDS encoding HAMP domain-containing sensor histidine kinase, translating into MTLRRRILLLATGLTALVLILFAVPLAIALKQSASDRVVRETQYIAQGVADYLSTNSYTAAQTANYVTRVNSRTDTAITVLLPDGTSIGANLPDDAPKPPDGDGDGDGPADKDDDGPDKLGAVSAASVSRTSDGWIVDIQASNSSGRALVRAYVDDDAVDHEIYERWSIIAGGALLLLLLAALGAEIVSRRLTRPLVATAHTAGELGAGRLDARAPVSGAREIAEVSVALNVLADRIEGLLESERETIADLSHRLRTPMTAIRLDVEALPDSERSRELARHVAVLERTLTAVINHARLPQADRDDRRCDAHTVVSDRVAFWTPLAEDQGREVTLDLDAGPVEVACTPEELTAALDALIENVIAHTPEGTPLHVVLTHTESGCRLDVIDHGTGIPLGATRRGRSDRGSTGLGLDIARSCAESTGGRMDVLSNEDGTHTVRLDLQAPHSAI; encoded by the coding sequence ATGACGCTCAGACGCCGCATCCTGCTGCTCGCGACTGGTCTGACCGCGCTCGTGCTGATCCTGTTCGCGGTGCCGCTGGCGATCGCGCTCAAGCAGTCCGCCTCGGACCGCGTGGTCCGCGAGACGCAATACATCGCGCAGGGCGTCGCCGACTATCTCAGCACCAACTCCTACACCGCGGCGCAGACCGCCAACTACGTCACCCGGGTCAACTCGCGCACCGACACCGCGATCACGGTGCTGCTGCCGGACGGCACGTCGATCGGCGCGAACCTGCCCGACGACGCCCCCAAGCCACCTGACGGCGACGGCGACGGCGACGGCCCCGCCGACAAGGACGATGACGGTCCCGACAAACTCGGCGCGGTGTCCGCGGCCAGCGTCTCGCGCACGAGCGATGGCTGGATCGTCGACATCCAGGCGTCCAACTCCTCAGGCCGCGCGCTCGTGCGGGCGTACGTCGACGACGACGCCGTCGACCACGAAATCTATGAACGGTGGTCCATCATCGCTGGCGGGGCCCTGCTGCTCCTGCTGCTCGCCGCCCTCGGCGCCGAGATCGTGTCCCGCCGGTTGACCCGTCCGCTGGTCGCGACGGCGCACACCGCCGGGGAGCTCGGCGCCGGCCGGCTCGACGCCCGCGCACCCGTCAGCGGCGCACGCGAGATCGCCGAGGTCTCGGTCGCGCTCAACGTGCTCGCCGACCGCATCGAGGGCCTGCTGGAGTCCGAGCGCGAGACCATCGCCGACCTGTCCCACCGCCTGCGTACGCCGATGACCGCGATCCGGCTCGACGTCGAGGCGCTGCCCGACTCCGAACGCTCGCGCGAGCTGGCCCGGCACGTCGCGGTGCTCGAGCGCACGCTGACCGCGGTCATCAACCACGCACGTCTGCCCCAGGCCGATCGGGACGACAGGCGCTGCGACGCCCACACGGTGGTGTCCGACCGGGTCGCTTTCTGGACCCCGCTCGCCGAGGACCAGGGCCGCGAGGTCACCCTCGACCTGGATGCCGGTCCGGTCGAGGTCGCCTGCACCCCCGAGGAGCTGACCGCCGCCCTCGACGCCCTGATCGAGAACGTCATCGCCCACACCCCCGAGGGCACTCCCCTGCACGTCGTGCTGACGCACACCGAGTCCGGATGTCGGCTCGACGTCATCGACCACGGCACCGGCATACCGCTGGGCGCGACCCGGCGCGGACGCAGCGACCGCGGCTCGACCGGCCTGGGCCTGGACATCGCCCGCAGCTGCGCGGAGTCGACCGGCGGACGCATGGACGTGCTGTCCAACGAGGACGGCACGCACACCGTACGGCTGGACCTTCAGGCTCCGCACAGCGCGATTTGA
- a CDS encoding ferredoxin: protein MTTIDLDWTRCDAHGLCSRLLPEKITLDEWGFPILDGRELDPELVRPARAAALACPALALRVSRKA, encoded by the coding sequence ATGACCACGATCGACCTCGACTGGACCCGCTGCGACGCCCACGGCCTGTGCTCGCGGCTGCTGCCGGAGAAGATCACTCTCGACGAGTGGGGCTTCCCGATCCTCGACGGCCGCGAGCTCGACCCCGAGCTCGTCCGCCCGGCCCGCGCCGCCGCCCTGGCCTGCCCGGCCCTCGCGCTGCGGGTCAGCCGCAAGGCCTGA
- a CDS encoding serine/threonine-protein kinase, translating into MPDPRAASPVPPATVPVGQRFELLKRIGAGNHGVVFRARDRQLQREVAIKRFSHFVADDPRAMRRITREVATLARVSHPHVVTVHDLVHMADGDGEVTPHLVMELVEGTSLRDLLATQGPSLRSVIVVRGVLEGLAACHQAGILHLDIKPANVLVTPGGAIKIVDFGIARAASDATATVAGTPHYMAPEQFDGRSDERSDIYSVGCLLYESLTGRPPFAGTMATQLMAHRNEPRPDPRAYAPEVSPSLSAVVQRAMAIDPDQRYQGVAQMLDGLAAADLSPAAAPAAPAPGPAIAPAAATPAGPLATGWDRLQSYATGLALSAFIIALLPGLVWVTLAFVPLDYRPSAWDDTHAGDWWAVAAVIAVIHLLVRRRGFFAAISGPDKGTAMSPRRVDRPMRSGLRMAAGAGLRGSIPMLAPWYVLLVAGIAEASGIKWPDDVFSAWGVAWLLMPLAAAMLGFRAITRLRPRFGAALKSTTYAVGAAAAVLLFAVYPLAA; encoded by the coding sequence ATGCCAGATCCTCGTGCAGCGTCCCCGGTGCCGCCGGCGACCGTGCCGGTCGGACAGCGCTTCGAGCTGCTGAAGCGGATCGGTGCGGGCAACCACGGTGTTGTGTTCCGGGCCCGTGACCGGCAGCTGCAGCGCGAGGTAGCGATCAAGCGGTTCTCGCACTTCGTCGCCGACGACCCGCGCGCGATGCGCCGCATCACCCGCGAGGTCGCGACGCTCGCCCGGGTCTCGCACCCGCACGTCGTGACGGTGCACGACCTCGTGCACATGGCCGACGGCGACGGTGAGGTCACGCCGCACCTGGTGATGGAGCTCGTCGAGGGCACGTCGTTGCGTGACCTGCTCGCGACGCAGGGGCCGAGCCTGCGCTCGGTCATCGTCGTCCGCGGCGTGCTCGAAGGACTCGCTGCGTGCCACCAGGCCGGCATCCTGCACCTGGACATCAAGCCCGCCAACGTCCTGGTGACGCCCGGCGGTGCGATCAAGATCGTCGACTTCGGCATCGCCCGGGCTGCGTCCGACGCGACCGCGACTGTCGCCGGCACCCCGCACTACATGGCACCGGAGCAGTTCGACGGCCGGTCCGACGAGCGCAGCGACATCTACTCCGTGGGCTGCCTGCTGTACGAAAGCCTGACCGGCCGGCCTCCGTTCGCGGGCACGATGGCCACCCAGCTCATGGCTCACCGCAACGAGCCGCGCCCCGACCCCCGGGCGTACGCGCCGGAGGTCTCGCCGTCCCTCTCCGCTGTCGTGCAGCGCGCCATGGCGATCGACCCGGATCAGCGCTACCAGGGTGTTGCGCAGATGCTCGATGGCCTGGCCGCCGCCGACCTCAGCCCCGCGGCCGCCCCGGCTGCCCCGGCCCCCGGTCCGGCTATCGCGCCGGCTGCCGCCACCCCGGCAGGGCCGCTCGCGACGGGGTGGGACCGGCTCCAGTCGTACGCCACGGGCCTCGCGCTGAGTGCGTTCATCATCGCGCTGCTGCCCGGACTGGTGTGGGTCACGCTCGCCTTCGTGCCGCTGGACTACCGCCCGTCGGCGTGGGACGACACCCACGCGGGGGACTGGTGGGCGGTGGCCGCCGTGATTGCGGTGATCCACCTGCTGGTGCGCCGGCGCGGGTTCTTCGCTGCGATCAGTGGGCCGGACAAGGGCACCGCGATGTCTCCACGTCGGGTCGACCGGCCCATGCGGTCCGGGCTGCGGATGGCCGCCGGCGCGGGCCTGCGCGGATCGATCCCGATGCTGGCCCCGTGGTACGTCCTGCTCGTGGCCGGCATCGCCGAGGCGTCGGGCATCAAGTGGCCCGACGACGTGTTCTCGGCGTGGGGAGTGGCCTGGCTGCTGATGCCGCTCGCGGCGGCGATGCTCGGCTTCCGGGCGATCACGCGGCTGCGACCGCGGTTCGGTGCGGCGCTGAAGTCCACGACGTACGCGGTGGGTGCCGCGGCCGCCGTCCTGCTGTTCGCCGTCTATCCGCTGGCGGCCTGA
- a CDS encoding ferric reductase encodes MTIWYLARAAGLVALIAFTASTVLGALGSRIPAGTDTVRLDRRFLTQMAHRSAAVTGLLMLLTHVTLIVLDTYVAVSVGGALIPFTAGFRPLALGAGTIAVYLFVLVAMSGALRGRLATSAAAARRWRVVHLSAYAGWALSMGHGIFSGTDTGTWWSTAIYVACGLAVAIALVVRLRSERTQRSLPLTAARSLVRSSS; translated from the coding sequence ATGACGATCTGGTATCTCGCTCGCGCCGCCGGACTGGTCGCGCTGATCGCGTTCACCGCCTCGACGGTGCTCGGTGCCCTGGGATCACGCATTCCAGCCGGCACCGACACCGTCCGCCTCGATCGGCGCTTCCTGACCCAGATGGCGCACCGCTCGGCGGCCGTCACCGGGTTGCTGATGCTGCTGACGCACGTGACCCTGATCGTCCTCGACACGTACGTCGCGGTGTCGGTCGGCGGCGCGCTGATCCCGTTCACGGCGGGCTTCCGTCCGCTCGCGCTCGGCGCCGGCACCATCGCGGTCTACCTGTTCGTGCTGGTCGCGATGTCCGGTGCCCTGCGCGGACGGCTCGCGACCTCGGCCGCGGCGGCCCGCCGCTGGCGTGTCGTGCACCTGTCGGCGTACGCGGGCTGGGCACTGTCGATGGGCCACGGGATCTTCTCCGGCACCGACACCGGCACGTGGTGGTCGACCGCGATCTATGTCGCCTGCGGACTGGCCGTCGCCATCGCCCTGGTCGTCCGGTTGCGCTCCGAGCGCACCCAGCGCTCCCTCCCGCTCACCGCCGCCCGCAGTCTTGTCAGGAGCTCCTCATGA
- a CDS encoding FAD:protein FMN transferase, which produces MSASAIWDDWSCRVRLTVTRDDALTPATQHLRSLMAEVSVCADRFAPHSDVSRINDAAGRLVPVSRRTVALMDIALDAAEETGGAVDPTIGAHLIQAGYEADIERIRGRLVIPGHTPPLPQADWTRVRVDHELSRIGVPAGMRIDLGATAKARTADLAARTIARSLGTGVLVEIGGDVSVAGDKATPWQVLVSEQAGQPGQRIGLEHGGLATSSSAGRQWRTPAGAAHHVIDPRTGRPTTGPWRTITVWDHSAVAANTASTAALVLGDEAVPYLTEQGLAARLVDHHGSVRVVGSWPAASQAA; this is translated from the coding sequence ATGAGCGCCTCGGCCATCTGGGACGACTGGTCCTGCCGGGTGCGGCTCACCGTGACCCGCGATGACGCACTCACGCCCGCCACCCAGCACCTGCGGTCCCTCATGGCCGAGGTGTCGGTCTGCGCCGACCGTTTCGCACCGCACTCCGACGTCTCCCGCATCAACGACGCCGCCGGACGACTCGTGCCGGTCAGCCGGCGCACCGTCGCCCTGATGGACATCGCGCTGGACGCCGCCGAGGAGACCGGCGGCGCGGTCGACCCGACGATCGGCGCCCACCTGATCCAGGCCGGCTACGAGGCCGACATCGAGCGCATCCGCGGCCGCCTGGTCATCCCCGGCCACACGCCGCCGCTGCCCCAGGCCGACTGGACCCGGGTGCGCGTCGACCACGAGCTGTCCCGCATCGGCGTCCCGGCCGGCATGCGGATCGACCTCGGCGCCACCGCCAAGGCACGCACCGCCGACCTTGCCGCGCGGACCATCGCCCGCAGCCTCGGCACCGGCGTGCTGGTCGAGATCGGCGGCGACGTCAGCGTCGCCGGCGACAAGGCCACCCCGTGGCAGGTGCTCGTCAGCGAGCAGGCCGGACAGCCGGGGCAGCGCATCGGCCTGGAGCACGGAGGCCTCGCGACCTCCTCGTCGGCGGGCCGTCAATGGCGTACGCCCGCGGGTGCCGCGCACCACGTCATCGACCCCCGCACCGGACGACCGACCACCGGCCCCTGGCGCACCATCACGGTGTGGGATCACAGCGCGGTGGCGGCCAACACCGCCAGCACGGCAGCGCTTGTCCTCGGTGACGAGGCCGTGCCGTACCTCACCGAGCAAGGACTCGCCGCGCGCCTGGTCGACCACCATGGCTCGGTCCGGGTCGTCGGATCGTGGCCCGCCGCTTCCCAGGCGGCGTGA